One window of the Triticum dicoccoides isolate Atlit2015 ecotype Zavitan chromosome 3B, WEW_v2.0, whole genome shotgun sequence genome contains the following:
- the LOC119277129 gene encoding peroxidase 2-like produces MAECGDNGNTNVNQDYVTSNVLDKQYYQNVIDNKVLFTSDAVLNSTEETRMEVMQNANTAGTWERKFEKAMEKMGKIKSDQQSVEIRKVCWKVNNNYK; encoded by the coding sequence ATGGCCGAGTGCGGCGACAACGGCAACACCAACGTGAACCAAGACTATGTGACCTCCAACGTCCTGGACAAGCAGTACTACCAGAACGTGATCGACAACAAAGTGTTGTTCACCtcggacgccgtgctcaactcgacGGAAGAAACGAGAATGGAGGTGATGCAAAACGCTAACACGGCCGGGACGTGGGAGAGGAAGTTCGAGAAAGCCATGGAGAAAATGGGAAAAATCAAAAGCGACCAGCAAAGCGTGGAGATCAGGAAGGTATGTTGGAAAGTCAACAACAACTACAAATAA
- the LOC119277128 gene encoding peroxidase 1-like has product MATKLAALVVLVAFLAGPAACEGAFICFNGWLRLPIICPRGSGTPREPVPSTSGSGLSYGYYTTSCPSAETIVTEAVRKAVVVDKNPGIGAGLIRLFFHDCFVRGCDASVLLNTTNSKNSDTEREGPPNKNSLRGFEVIYEAKTAIEAACKNTVSCADIVAFAARDASYFLSDGSINIPMPGGRYDGRESFASETDQLPGPFSNISQLQASFAAKGLNPVEMVTLSGAHTIGRARCMFFSSRFSEMN; this is encoded by the exons ATGGCGACTAAGCTCGCAGCCCTCGTCGTCTTGGTCGCGTTCCTCGCCGGGCCCGCAGCGTGCGAGGGCGCCTTCATTTGCTTCAACGGCTGGCTGAGGCTTCCCATCATCTGTCCTCGCGGCTCCGGCACTCCGCGGGAGCCGGTCCCTTCTACCTCGGGGTCAGGGCTCAGCTATGGCTATTACACCACCAGCTGCCCTAGCGCGGAGACGATCGTCACGGAGGCCGTGAGGAAGGCCGTGGTCGTGGATAAGAACCCCGGCATTGGCGCGGGGCTCATCCGTCTCttcttccacgactgcttcgtTCGG GGGTGCGATGCGTCCGTCCTCCTCAACACGACCAACTCCAAGAACAGTGACACGGAGAGGGAAGGCCCTCCCAACAAAAACAGCCTGCGAGGGTTCGAGGTGATCTACGAGGCCAAGACAGCGATCGAGGCCGCCTGCAAGAATACAGTCTCATGCGCGGACATCGTCGCCTTCGCCGCCCGCGACGCGTCCTACTTCCTCAGCGACGGCAGCATCAATATCCCGATGCCAGGCGGCCGCTACGACGGGCGCGAGTCCTTCGCCAGCGAGACCGACCAGCTGCCCGGGCCCTTCTCCAACATCTCGCAGCTCCAGGCGAGCTTCGCGGCCAAGGGGCTCAACCCCGTCGAGATGGTCACGCTCTCCGGCGCGCACACCATCGGCCGCGCCCGTTGCATGTTCTTCTCCAGCCGCTTCTCTGAGATGAACTAG